The Montipora capricornis isolate CH-2021 chromosome 1, ASM3666992v2, whole genome shotgun sequence genome contains a region encoding:
- the LOC138057272 gene encoding uncharacterized protein: MEEWCRFLVEGHQGMRYSNWDRLRRIVAWLIRAFRIPVHPQSQIGAHRNSKTILKFSPTPLTVVDVTEAEKKIVKAVQAQSFPVETDKTVLTGQLAQLKPFEDEGILRVGGRLKHSELQYDAKYPMILPGKHQVTRLIVLHYHHLNGHVGSHQVLAEIRQRFWIVKGVSSVKRLLSK, from the exons ATGGAAGAATGGTGCAGATTTCTTGTGGAAGGACACCAAGGAATG CGCTATTCAAATTGGGACCGGCTACGAAGAATAGTTGCTTGGCTCATTCGTGCCTTTCGCATACCCGTACATCCACAGTCACAGATTGGAGCGCACCGAAATTCAAAAACAATCTTAAAGTTCAGTCCTACACCATTGACAGTCGTTGATGTTACTGAGGCAGAGAAGAAGATTGTTAAGGCCGTACAGGCACAGTCATTCCCTGTGGAGACTGATAAGACGGTGTTAACAGGTCAACTTGCTCAACTTAAACCATTTGAAGATGAAGGAATACTACGTGTTGGAGGAAGATTGAAGCATTCAGAGCTGCAGTATGATGCTAAGTACCCCATGATACTACCAGGAAAGCATCAAGTTACAAGGTTGATAGTTCTTCATTACCATCATTTGAATGGGCATGTAGGAAGCCATCAAGTTCTTGCTGAAATTAGACAACGGTTCTGGATAGTCAAGGGAGTGTCTTCAGTTAAACGCCTCCTCAGCAAGTAA
- the LOC138057264 gene encoding uncharacterized protein translates to MFHQVHVTPEDRGALCYLWWPNGDLSREPKTYQMLVHIFGAKYSPSVAGYALRKTAKDNEQNFSADVVDTVFRDFYVDDLLKSFADAERAVDLSGQLRDLLAKGGFQLTKWISNRRDVLSAFPVEERAPQVKDLDLKSDSLPLDRALGIHWDVEHDIINFVFGKGEQPENQKGVLSSISRVYDPLGFTSSLLLPGREINQELCKMKFSWTDTLPEELCLRWRKWKEDLMSLQDFSIPQCLKPEGFGRVTRAELHHFADASQEHGYGTVSYLHLINDQGNIHCSFVMGKSHVKPLNGAVTVPKLELAAATLATRINKVVTKELEGRLTIDSVTYWTDSMIVLKLCLSRNQSLRD, encoded by the exons ATGTTTCATCAGGTGCACGTGACACCGGAGGACCGTGGAGCTTTGTGCTACTTATGGTGGCCTAATGGTGATCTATCGAGAGAACCAAAGACTTATCAGATGCTTGTACATATTTTTGGAGCCAAGTATTCGCCAAGTGTAGCAGGGTACGCACTTAGAAAGACAGCTAAGGACAATGAGCAAAATTTCTCGGCAGACGTCGTTGACACTGTATTTAGAGATTTCTATGTGGACGACTTACTAAAGTCATTTGCTGATGCGGAACGTGCCGTAGACCTAAGTGGACAACTTCGAGATTTGCTTGCTAAAGGAGGCTTCCAACTCACCAAATGGATATCGAACCGCCGTGATGTCTTGTCAGCATTTCCAGTGGAAGAACGAGCTCCACAAGTCAAGGATCTAGATTTGAAGTCCGACAGCTTGCCTTTGGATAGAGCCCTGGGTATCCATTGGGACGTTGAGCATGACATAATCAACTTTGTGTTTGGTAAGGGAGAACAGCCAGAGAACCAGAAAGGAGTGCTGTCTTCTATCTCAAGGGTGTATGACCCACTAGGATTCACCAGTTCATTACTCCTACCTGGAAGAGAAATAAACCAGGAACTTTGCAAAATGAAGTTTAGTTGGACTGACACACTCCCTGAAGAACTGTGTCTTCGTTGGAGAAAGTGGAAAGAAGACCTTATGAGTTTGCAGGACTTCAGCATTCCGCAATGTTTGAAACCAGAAGGCTTCGGTAGAGTCACACGAGCCGAGCTTCATCATTTTGCTGATGCATCACAAGAGCATGGCTATGGGACAGTTTCGTATTTGCATCTCATCAATGATCAAGGAAACATCCATTGCAGTTTCGTCATGGGTAAATCCCATGTGAAACCCCTGAATGGTGCGGTAACTGTGCCAAAATTGGAATTAGCCGCAGCCACCTTAGCAACCCGGATCAACAAAGTCGTTACAAAGGAACTAGAGGGAAGACTGACGATTGACAGCGTTACTTACTGGACTGACTCAATGATAGTCCTGAA ACTATGCCTCTCGAGGAATCAAAGCCTCAGAGACTAA
- the LOC138057254 gene encoding uncharacterized protein: MPTTVRVNPTTPPVLNEFTAASPSDPVIVGAVRASRPRVCFKVVPVKITGNCGTKEIITHAFLDSGSDATFCLESLVQELELKDMKPTSFMMTTVNCKEERTGHEVQLNMESLEGDVKFRLEHVLTTNSLPVTPKHMATNEEIRRWPHFHDICLPETGDKKVTILIGSDRPDIIDQQLDKREGECGQLCAVKTPLGWTVYGPIGELADNLVHVNFTHTERENLNKQLERMYNEEFGDINTALEEGMSVEDHKAKEIMDQSATLVNGHYQIKLPFRQEFPSLPDSLPTAEKRLTWLKRKF, from the coding sequence ATGCCAACAACTGTGAGGGTCAATCCAACTACACCTCCAGTACTTAATGAATTCACTGCAGCTTCGCCCAGCGATCCTGTTATAGTTGGTGCAGTCAGAGCTAGCCGACCACGAGTATGTTTTAAAGTTGTCCCAGTTAAGATTACTGGTAACTGTGGAACCAAAGAGATAATTACTCACGCATTTCTAGACAGTGGATCAGATGCTACTTTCTGTCTCGAGAGCCTAGTGCAGGAGTTAGAGTTAAAGGACATGAAACCAACCAGCTTTATGATGACAACAGTCAATTGTAAAGAGGAAAGGACCGGTCATGAAGTTCAGCTGAACATGGAGTCTCTTGAAGGAGATGTGAAGTTTCGACTAGAGCATGTTTTGACTACGAACAGTCTTCCTGTTACACCGAAACACATGGCAACTAATGAAGAAATAAGAAGGTGGCCTCACTTTCATGACATCTGTTTACCTGAAACTGGAGATAAGAAAGTGACCATCCTAATTGGCAGCGACCGTCCAGACATCATCGACCAGCAGCTGGACAAGAGAGAAGGAGAATGCGGTCAACTTTGCGCTGTCAAGACACCTCTTGGATGGACCGTGTATGGTCCGATTGGTGAGCTTGCAGATAATCTAGTCCATGTGAACTTCACTCATACTGAGCGTGAAAATCTGAATAAACAGTTGGAGCGAATGTACAATGAAGAGTTTGGCGACATAAACACAGCTTTAGAAGAAGGCATGTCAGTTGAAGACCACAAAGCCAAAGAAATCATGGATCAGTCGGCAACCCTCGTAAATGGGCACTATCAAATTAAACTCCCGTTTCGTCAGGAGTTTCCCAGCCTCCCTGACAGTCTACCAACTGCCGAAAAGAGACTGACGTGGTTGAAAAGAAAGTTTTAG